The DNA sequence GTTCTGGGCAGAACAGATTTTTGAAAGAATTGAGAATGAGACAGACATTTCTGCTCAGGAGCTTCAAGAGTTCTCCAGAGAAGAAGAATACTTAGAAACGTTAATCGACGAATATGATATTTTGACAGAAGCCATTCTGGCTGATGAAGTTAAGCAGCCGCTTGAAGGCTATTTATTCCCTGCACGGTATGATTTTACTGAAGACGAGCTCGAGCCTCGAATTATTATTGAAACGATGGTCGAAAGAATGGATGAGGAAATAAGAGAATCCGTCCCTGAAGCAGCGGGCGAGCCTCATGAACTTCTTTCCAGAGCTTCTATTATTGAAGGAGAAGCCAGGGGGGATGAAGAAAGAAGAGGAATCTCAGGGGTAATTGAAAATCGTTTAAGAGTTCCCATGAGATTACAAATGGATCCGACAGTATCTTACGCTCACGGAGAGCGCTTTGCAAGAACGCTTACTGCATATACAGAAATAGAATCTCCATATAACACGTATCATACGGAGGGGCTGCCGGCCGGTCCAATCAATAACCCAGGAATAGAATCCATTAAGGCGGCTGCTGATCCGGAAGCTCATGATTATCTTTACTTCTATCACTCACCGGAAGGGGAAATATATTTTAACGAAACTCTTGATCAGCATAATTCAACTGTCAATGAATATAGAGATTAATAGAAAGAGTGCGGTGGGAAAGCTTTTGACACCGCACTTCTTTTCATGATACGATGTCTCGGTTAAAACTGTGGCGCAGTTGAGCAAAGGAGCAGGAATACATGGAAACAGGAAGAAAAACGAGCGAGTATATAGCGTCATTTATTCCTCAGAGCAGCGGAATTATCAAGGAAATGGAAGATTATGCTTCCATTTATAACATTCCTATCATGGATAAAGAAGGAATGGCAGCTCTGCTCCAATTATTGAAAATTCAACACCCTCAAAAGATACTGGAAATCGGCACGGCTATAGGTTATTCCGGTATACGAATTCTGCAGGAAAACCCCGGGTCAGAGCTTGTATCTATAGAACGGGAAGCAGAAAGAGCAGATAAAGCTGAACATTTTATCTCTCAAGCTCAATTGAAAGATAGATTTAAGCTTATTCGGGGAGATGCTCTGGAAGAGATGGATCTTGCAGCAGAAAACGGTCCTTTCGACAGTCTATTTATAGACGCTGCGAAAGGTCAGTATGAAAAATTTTTTCAGTTTTATGAACCAATGGTACGTCCGGGCGGTGTTATCTATTCTGATAATGTCCTTTTCAAAGGGTATGTAACCGGAGAAAGTGAACCGGAAAGCAAACGAATGAAGGCATTAGCTAAACGTATCCGGTCATTTAACGAAACGATCATGAAGGACGCAAATTTCCATTCTTATCTTTTCCCTGCAGGGGATGGTCTTCTCGTTTCAAAAAAGATTAAATAACAACGATAATAGAATAATGTAATCCAGCAAAAGACAGGCAGCTTATTCAAGAAAGCTCCGTGCACGAGCACACTGCTTTCGTTGACACCGGCACCCATCTCTTGTAATATGACGTGAAAGGATTTAAGTTTATGGACAATAAACCTATTATTATCGGTGTGGCGGGAGGATCCGGTTCAGGAAAAACAACCGTCGCCCACGAAGTTTACCGACAGTTCCCCGAAAAGTCTATCCTAATGATAGAACAGGATGCATATTATCGGGATCAATCAAATCTGCCTATGGAAGAACGTCTTAAAACCAATTACGATCACCCGCTG is a window from the Alkalicoccus halolimnae genome containing:
- a CDS encoding O-methyltransferase, which gives rise to METGRKTSEYIASFIPQSSGIIKEMEDYASIYNIPIMDKEGMAALLQLLKIQHPQKILEIGTAIGYSGIRILQENPGSELVSIEREAERADKAEHFISQAQLKDRFKLIRGDALEEMDLAAENGPFDSLFIDAAKGQYEKFFQFYEPMVRPGGVIYSDNVLFKGYVTGESEPESKRMKALAKRIRSFNETIMKDANFHSYLFPAGDGLLVSKKIK
- the mltG gene encoding endolytic transglycosylase MltG, with product MEELSKKEQKRIRKEAHKKKVEERKKEAGIVRRIVLAAIVVLLVAIAAVGFGAYRYVAGALGPVDENSDEIKEVEIPIGSTTSSIAHTLEEEGVIDNSSLFRYYVRFQDVEGFQAGNYALSPSMSADDIIEELQEGTLYEEYAASITIPEGFWAEQIFERIENETDISAQELQEFSREEEYLETLIDEYDILTEAILADEVKQPLEGYLFPARYDFTEDELEPRIIIETMVERMDEEIRESVPEAAGEPHELLSRASIIEGEARGDEERRGISGVIENRLRVPMRLQMDPTVSYAHGERFARTLTAYTEIESPYNTYHTEGLPAGPINNPGIESIKAAADPEAHDYLYFYHSPEGEIYFNETLDQHNSTVNEYRD